From the Pediococcus acidilactici genome, the window GTTTGGATCATATTCGATTGCCTTAACTGTTGCTGGCACATCGTCTTTAATCCGCTTAAAGTCGATGATCCGGTATTGACGCTTGTTACCACCACCACGATGGCGAACCGTCATCCGACCGTAGTTGTTACGACCAGCTGAATGGCTTTGAGATTCCAACAATGACTTTTCTGGACGCTTCTTTGTGATTTCAGCGTAGTCCAATTGTGTCATGCCACGACGAGCATTCGTTGTTGGCTTAAATTTCTTAATCCCCACGTTGTTTCCCTCCTATTTTTTATTCTTCACCAAATAATTGGATTTCTTTTGAATCTTCTGAAAGTTGAACGATTGCCTTACGACGCTTCTTTGTGTAACCAGCGTAACGGCCTTGGCGCTTCAACTTACCTTTAACATTCATAATGTTAACCTTGATTACCTTAACATCAAAGATCTCTTCGATAGCTTTCTTAACTTGAGTCTTTGTAGCACGAGGATCTACGTCAAACGTGTAACGCTTGTCGTCAATCAACGCCATGGATGCTTCGGTAACAACTGGGCGTAAAATAATATCACGTGATTCCATTATGCTAGAGCCTCCTCTACTTGAGAAAGAGCCTTTTGTGTAATGACAAGTTTGTCGCTATTCATAATATCTAAAACGTTGATACCAGTTGGTTCAACAATTTTTACGTTAGATAAATTACGAGCAGCCAATACAGCACTTTCGTTATCTT encodes:
- the rplW gene encoding 50S ribosomal protein L23, which translates into the protein MESRDIILRPVVTEASMALIDDKRYTFDVDPRATKTQVKKAIEEIFDVKVIKVNIMNVKGKLKRQGRYAGYTKKRRKAIVQLSEDSKEIQLFGEE